The following proteins are encoded in a genomic region of Arachis stenosperma cultivar V10309 chromosome 4, arast.V10309.gnm1.PFL2, whole genome shotgun sequence:
- the LOC130976427 gene encoding uncharacterized protein LOC130976427: MSAAETPKKTGTPQIVKLDKALKLAEAWVNSMSKGADDHDEKMDNEVEGRPERLGLGAKVSRKSKVGPSDDPVDRKLYAKMQAEKRKTAKIAQESASVASNALDDEEYDEELESRTSAFTKRKASVLSTLSNKKQK, from the exons ATGAGTGCTGCAGAAACACCAAAGAAAACCGGCACGCCCCAAATTGTTAAGTTGGACAAGGCATTGAAGTTG GCTGAGGCATGGGTAAATAGTATGAGTAAAGGTGCTGATGATCATGATGAAAAAATGGATAATGAAGTAGAGGGTCGGCCTGAAAG GCTTGGATTAGGTGCAAAAGTTTCACGGAAATCCAAAGTTGGTCCCTCAGATGACCCTGTTGACAGAAAATTGTATGCCAAAATGCAAGCCGAAAAAAGAAAGACAGCGAAAATTGCTCAAGAATCTGCTTCAGTCGCAAGCAATGCTTTAGATGATGAGGAATACGATGAAGAATTGGAAAGCAGAACTAGTGCGTTCACCAAGAGGAAGGCATCAGTTCTTTCAACACTGTCTAATAAGAAGCAAAAGTAA
- the LOC130976425 gene encoding uncharacterized protein LOC130976425 isoform X1, translating into MAKRPPRLTVQYEKDQSGCMWGFISMFDFRHGRSTRRMIADAKRSSQHAVGAVPVPTKNKFETLSDLDEEYQGHLCSRIFQERGESMRLIEITDPDKPSMKKLIEEEMFIEKDAVKDLGHADQVESKKSRVASEVSPKTDSKRKKKSRKKSLDMDTHELNSDATLKSEFLHNPHSRQQSKDNLDLDKIMEDFCHVKGGCSVMHDNDSEVNSQSNQNYGVSENLARDAIHEFVNQMIANGKDQAEDGKSNCSNELMEALQVISSDKELFVRLLQDSDSILLKHVQELGNSHAINDNEHSSVIGSKFSVEEDLDNPKQEKETFNRKHHNFFRKRSKSQSEGPTNENGKTEFTNRIVILKPALTSSRSSGSILASSLDSHDVVHHKGRFVKVSSHFSLTEIKRKLKHAMGREKHGNAEGISRKLPDKCQNKGPGSKTIGKDNNVGMRSPTKDHFFMEKIARPMFDVMNGNKTGASKHSEFSVEHENDSSKQRVSNLYIEARKHLCEMLDSGDENTSISGRQSPKTLGRILSIPEYNFSPLGSPGRDLEHHFVTTKTRFSVSDRPSEVNQDNLSPKQATFVDPLDQATSNSEKQSSICEEISNNEVQQINSQSNLAHDVGHVDIEETCSPVIDETVTEVNVESEKETDILQSSPTPVGFVMEKEQYCVMLEISDSTQGSCLNQVVTEDVQPSSPPLSPSHSSVAKKIEELESVTDVSGRPSPVSVLDTPFLDEDSSPGYLRCQAVKLPVRPLQFDECDSSPVDQLERGKYCFEENELIYDYIKAVLQASSLTPDQLLVKCLSSDEILDPSLFAQIEFFPNPLCHDQKLLFDCIEEILVEVCWYYFGVSPYVSFVNPSIRPTPNMKRVTLKVFEGVCWHILPLPPPRTLEQIVRKDLAGSETWMDLRPDAETVGFEMGEVILAELMEDTILSFISEIPESECSQLQLEADNNESTINL; encoded by the exons ATGGCAAAAAGACCCCCGAGATTAACTGTGCAGTATGAGAAAGATCAATCTGGTTGTATGTGGGGTTTTATTAGTATGTTCGATTTTCGCCATGGTCGCTCTACTCGTAGGATGATTGCAGATGCGAAACGCAGCAGCCAGCATGCTGTAG GTGCTGTACCTGTACCTACCAAGAACAAGTTTGAGACATTAAGCGATTTGGACGAAGAATATCAAGGCCATCTT tGTTCACGTATATTTCAGGAAAGAGGAGAGAGTATGAGACTGATTGAGATAACTGATCCGGATAAGCCTAGTATGAAGAAACTCATAGAAGAAGAGATGTTCATCGAGAAGGATGCGGTGAAGGATCTAGGTCATGCTGATCAAGTAGAGTCAAAGAAATCCAGAGTAGCAAGTGAAGTTTCCCCAAAGACAGAttccaaaagaaaaaagaaatctCGAAAGAAAAGCCTTGATATGGACACCCATGAGTTGAATTCGGATGCAACGCTGAAGTCTGAATTCTTGCATAACCCGCATTCAAGGCAACAGTCGAAAGATAATCTTGATTTAGACAAGATAATGGAAGACTTTTGTCACGTTAAGGGTGGTTGTTCTGTGATGCATGACAATGACAGCGAAGTTAATTCACAGTCAAACCAAAATTATGGTGTTTCTGAAAACCTTGCAAGGGATGCAATCCATGAATTTGTGAATCAAATGATAGCAAATGGGAAAGATCAGGCAGAAGATGGAAAATCCAATTGCTCAAATGAACTCATGGAAGCACTTCAGGTTATAAGCTCGGATAAGGAATTGTTTGTTAGACTTCTACAAGACTCAGATTCAATTTTATTGAAACATGTTCAGGAGTTGGGGAATTCTCATGCAATAAATGACAATGAACACAGCTCAGTTATTGGCTCCAAGTTCTCTGTAGAAGAAGACCTTGACAATCCGAAACAAGAAAAGGAAACTTTCAACCGTAAACATCATAACTTTTTCAGGAAAAGGTCAAAGTCTCAATCAGAAGGTCCTACAAACGAGAATGGGAAAACAGAGTTTACAAATAGAATAGTCATTCTGAAGCCTGCACTAACAAGTTCACGAAGTTCTGGAAGCATCCTTGCCTCTTCACTTGATTCTCATGATGTTGTCCATCACAAAGGTCGTTTTGTGAAAGTTAGTTCACATTTTTCTCTTACAGAGATAAAAAGGAAATTGAAACATGCCATGGGAAGGGAGAAACATGGAAACGCCGAAGGGATCTCAAGAAAGCTTCCGGATAAATGTCAAAATAAGGGGCCAGGGAGCAAAACCATTGGGAAAGACAATAATGTTGGAATGAGGTCTCCAACTAAAGACCATTTCTTCATGGAAAAGATTGCAAGACCTATGTTTGATGTTATGAATGGAAACAAGACCGGTGCTTCAAAACACTCCGAATTTAGTGTGGAACATGAAAATGACAGTTCCAAACAAAGGGTTTCTAACTTATATATTGAGGCTAGAAAACATCTGTGTGAGATGCTAGACAGTGGAGATGAGAACACAAGCATTTCAGGTAGGCAGAGCCCCAAAACACTTGGTCGAATACTATCTATTCCTGAGTACAACTTTTCTCCCCTTGGCAGTCCCGGACGGGATTTGGAGCATCATTTTGTGACCACAAAGACAAGATTTTCTGTGTCAGATAGACCTTCAGAGGTTAATCAGGATAACTTGTCACCCaagcaagcaacctttgtcgaTCCTCTGGATCAGGCAACGAGCAATTCAGAAAAGCAGTCCAGCATTTGTGAAGAAATCTCTAATAATGAAGTACAACAAATTAATTCACAGTCAAACTTGGCACATGATGTTGGTCATGTTGATATAGAAGAAACCTGTTCTCCTGTTATTGATGAGACAGTTACTGAAG TTAACGTAGAATCTGAAAAAGAGACAGACATTTTGCAATCATCCCCGACTCCAGTGGGATTCGTCATGGAAAAAGAACAATATTGTGTGATGTTAGAAATTTCTGATAGTACACAGGGTTCATGTTTGAATCAG gTTGTTACAGAAGATGTCCAACCATCATCTCCACCATTATCCCCTTCTCACTCATCTGTCGCAAAGAAAATTGAAGAGCTAGAAAGCGTTACAGATGTTTCCGGCCGACCAAGTCCCGTATCTGTTCTTGATACTCCATTCTTGGATGAGGACTCAAGTCCTGGATACTTGAGATGTCAAGCTG TTAAATTGCCAGTACGACCGCTGCAATTTGATGAATGTGACTCTTCGCCTGTTGATCAACTTGAAAGAGGAAAATATTGTTTCGAAGAGAATGAATTGATATATGATTACATTAAAGCTGTCTTACAAGCATCAAGCTTGACTCCGGATCAACTGTTGGTGAAATGCCTTTCATCAGACGAGATACTCGATCCTTCCTTGTTTGCTCAAATAGAGTTCTTCCCCAATCCACTTTGCCATGACCAGAAGCTCCTATTCGACTGTATCGAGGAAATTCTCGTGGAGGTTTGTTGGTATTACTTTGGAGTCTCACCTTATGTATCATTTGTAAATCCTAGCATAAGGCCAACCCCAAATATGAAAAGGGTTACTCTCAAAGTCTTTGAAGGAGTGTGCTGGCATATCCTTCCCCTGCCCCCACCACGTACCTTGGAACAAATCGTTAGAAAAGACCTGGCGGGGAGTGAAACGTGGATGGATCTTCGACCTGATGCCGAAACTGTTGGCTTCGAAATGGGTGAGGTCATTCTTGCTGAACTGATGGAAGATACAATATTGAGCTTTATAAGTGAAATCCCTGAAAGTGAATGTTCTCAGCTTCAACTTGAGGCTGATAACAATGAGAGCACCATCAACTTGTAA
- the LOC130976425 gene encoding uncharacterized protein LOC130976425 isoform X2 yields the protein MAKRPPRLTVQYEKDQSGCMWGFISMFDFRHGRSTRRMIADAKRSSQHAVGAVPVPTKNKFETLSDLDEEYQGHLERGESMRLIEITDPDKPSMKKLIEEEMFIEKDAVKDLGHADQVESKKSRVASEVSPKTDSKRKKKSRKKSLDMDTHELNSDATLKSEFLHNPHSRQQSKDNLDLDKIMEDFCHVKGGCSVMHDNDSEVNSQSNQNYGVSENLARDAIHEFVNQMIANGKDQAEDGKSNCSNELMEALQVISSDKELFVRLLQDSDSILLKHVQELGNSHAINDNEHSSVIGSKFSVEEDLDNPKQEKETFNRKHHNFFRKRSKSQSEGPTNENGKTEFTNRIVILKPALTSSRSSGSILASSLDSHDVVHHKGRFVKVSSHFSLTEIKRKLKHAMGREKHGNAEGISRKLPDKCQNKGPGSKTIGKDNNVGMRSPTKDHFFMEKIARPMFDVMNGNKTGASKHSEFSVEHENDSSKQRVSNLYIEARKHLCEMLDSGDENTSISGRQSPKTLGRILSIPEYNFSPLGSPGRDLEHHFVTTKTRFSVSDRPSEVNQDNLSPKQATFVDPLDQATSNSEKQSSICEEISNNEVQQINSQSNLAHDVGHVDIEETCSPVIDETVTEVNVESEKETDILQSSPTPVGFVMEKEQYCVMLEISDSTQGSCLNQVVTEDVQPSSPPLSPSHSSVAKKIEELESVTDVSGRPSPVSVLDTPFLDEDSSPGYLRCQAVKLPVRPLQFDECDSSPVDQLERGKYCFEENELIYDYIKAVLQASSLTPDQLLVKCLSSDEILDPSLFAQIEFFPNPLCHDQKLLFDCIEEILVEVCWYYFGVSPYVSFVNPSIRPTPNMKRVTLKVFEGVCWHILPLPPPRTLEQIVRKDLAGSETWMDLRPDAETVGFEMGEVILAELMEDTILSFISEIPESECSQLQLEADNNESTINL from the exons ATGGCAAAAAGACCCCCGAGATTAACTGTGCAGTATGAGAAAGATCAATCTGGTTGTATGTGGGGTTTTATTAGTATGTTCGATTTTCGCCATGGTCGCTCTACTCGTAGGATGATTGCAGATGCGAAACGCAGCAGCCAGCATGCTGTAG GTGCTGTACCTGTACCTACCAAGAACAAGTTTGAGACATTAAGCGATTTGGACGAAGAATATCAAGGCCATCTT GAAAGAGGAGAGAGTATGAGACTGATTGAGATAACTGATCCGGATAAGCCTAGTATGAAGAAACTCATAGAAGAAGAGATGTTCATCGAGAAGGATGCGGTGAAGGATCTAGGTCATGCTGATCAAGTAGAGTCAAAGAAATCCAGAGTAGCAAGTGAAGTTTCCCCAAAGACAGAttccaaaagaaaaaagaaatctCGAAAGAAAAGCCTTGATATGGACACCCATGAGTTGAATTCGGATGCAACGCTGAAGTCTGAATTCTTGCATAACCCGCATTCAAGGCAACAGTCGAAAGATAATCTTGATTTAGACAAGATAATGGAAGACTTTTGTCACGTTAAGGGTGGTTGTTCTGTGATGCATGACAATGACAGCGAAGTTAATTCACAGTCAAACCAAAATTATGGTGTTTCTGAAAACCTTGCAAGGGATGCAATCCATGAATTTGTGAATCAAATGATAGCAAATGGGAAAGATCAGGCAGAAGATGGAAAATCCAATTGCTCAAATGAACTCATGGAAGCACTTCAGGTTATAAGCTCGGATAAGGAATTGTTTGTTAGACTTCTACAAGACTCAGATTCAATTTTATTGAAACATGTTCAGGAGTTGGGGAATTCTCATGCAATAAATGACAATGAACACAGCTCAGTTATTGGCTCCAAGTTCTCTGTAGAAGAAGACCTTGACAATCCGAAACAAGAAAAGGAAACTTTCAACCGTAAACATCATAACTTTTTCAGGAAAAGGTCAAAGTCTCAATCAGAAGGTCCTACAAACGAGAATGGGAAAACAGAGTTTACAAATAGAATAGTCATTCTGAAGCCTGCACTAACAAGTTCACGAAGTTCTGGAAGCATCCTTGCCTCTTCACTTGATTCTCATGATGTTGTCCATCACAAAGGTCGTTTTGTGAAAGTTAGTTCACATTTTTCTCTTACAGAGATAAAAAGGAAATTGAAACATGCCATGGGAAGGGAGAAACATGGAAACGCCGAAGGGATCTCAAGAAAGCTTCCGGATAAATGTCAAAATAAGGGGCCAGGGAGCAAAACCATTGGGAAAGACAATAATGTTGGAATGAGGTCTCCAACTAAAGACCATTTCTTCATGGAAAAGATTGCAAGACCTATGTTTGATGTTATGAATGGAAACAAGACCGGTGCTTCAAAACACTCCGAATTTAGTGTGGAACATGAAAATGACAGTTCCAAACAAAGGGTTTCTAACTTATATATTGAGGCTAGAAAACATCTGTGTGAGATGCTAGACAGTGGAGATGAGAACACAAGCATTTCAGGTAGGCAGAGCCCCAAAACACTTGGTCGAATACTATCTATTCCTGAGTACAACTTTTCTCCCCTTGGCAGTCCCGGACGGGATTTGGAGCATCATTTTGTGACCACAAAGACAAGATTTTCTGTGTCAGATAGACCTTCAGAGGTTAATCAGGATAACTTGTCACCCaagcaagcaacctttgtcgaTCCTCTGGATCAGGCAACGAGCAATTCAGAAAAGCAGTCCAGCATTTGTGAAGAAATCTCTAATAATGAAGTACAACAAATTAATTCACAGTCAAACTTGGCACATGATGTTGGTCATGTTGATATAGAAGAAACCTGTTCTCCTGTTATTGATGAGACAGTTACTGAAG TTAACGTAGAATCTGAAAAAGAGACAGACATTTTGCAATCATCCCCGACTCCAGTGGGATTCGTCATGGAAAAAGAACAATATTGTGTGATGTTAGAAATTTCTGATAGTACACAGGGTTCATGTTTGAATCAG gTTGTTACAGAAGATGTCCAACCATCATCTCCACCATTATCCCCTTCTCACTCATCTGTCGCAAAGAAAATTGAAGAGCTAGAAAGCGTTACAGATGTTTCCGGCCGACCAAGTCCCGTATCTGTTCTTGATACTCCATTCTTGGATGAGGACTCAAGTCCTGGATACTTGAGATGTCAAGCTG TTAAATTGCCAGTACGACCGCTGCAATTTGATGAATGTGACTCTTCGCCTGTTGATCAACTTGAAAGAGGAAAATATTGTTTCGAAGAGAATGAATTGATATATGATTACATTAAAGCTGTCTTACAAGCATCAAGCTTGACTCCGGATCAACTGTTGGTGAAATGCCTTTCATCAGACGAGATACTCGATCCTTCCTTGTTTGCTCAAATAGAGTTCTTCCCCAATCCACTTTGCCATGACCAGAAGCTCCTATTCGACTGTATCGAGGAAATTCTCGTGGAGGTTTGTTGGTATTACTTTGGAGTCTCACCTTATGTATCATTTGTAAATCCTAGCATAAGGCCAACCCCAAATATGAAAAGGGTTACTCTCAAAGTCTTTGAAGGAGTGTGCTGGCATATCCTTCCCCTGCCCCCACCACGTACCTTGGAACAAATCGTTAGAAAAGACCTGGCGGGGAGTGAAACGTGGATGGATCTTCGACCTGATGCCGAAACTGTTGGCTTCGAAATGGGTGAGGTCATTCTTGCTGAACTGATGGAAGATACAATATTGAGCTTTATAAGTGAAATCCCTGAAAGTGAATGTTCTCAGCTTCAACTTGAGGCTGATAACAATGAGAGCACCATCAACTTGTAA